The following are from one region of the Mycolicibacterium helvum genome:
- the iolB gene encoding 5-deoxy-glucuronate isomerase, whose amino-acid sequence MHSKYYIPARSAELPFTVDVTPQSAGWAESSLQVLELDDSQSAELHTGSTEVMVLPLAGGGTVACGGETYRLSRRESVFDGPADMVYLGIDQEYVVAGEGRFAICGARASRSFPNRRVAAADVAVELRGAGNCSRQVHNFGTATTFEADSLIACEVITPGGNWSSYPAHKHEENTDVETQLEEIYYFEIADSPAGTSGFGYHRVYGTRERPIEVLEEVRSGDVVLVPHGYHGPSIAAPGHHMYYLNVMAGSGPNRAWLICDDPDHTWLRNSWEHQEIDPRLPIGSPSGIGA is encoded by the coding sequence ATGCACAGCAAGTACTACATCCCCGCCCGCAGTGCCGAGCTGCCCTTCACGGTCGACGTGACACCCCAGTCGGCAGGCTGGGCCGAATCCTCGTTGCAGGTGCTCGAACTCGACGATAGCCAAAGCGCCGAGCTGCACACCGGCAGCACCGAGGTGATGGTCCTGCCGCTGGCCGGCGGCGGCACCGTCGCATGTGGCGGTGAGACGTATCGGCTGTCGCGCCGCGAATCGGTCTTCGACGGCCCCGCCGACATGGTGTACCTGGGCATCGATCAGGAGTACGTGGTCGCCGGCGAAGGCCGGTTCGCGATCTGCGGCGCCCGTGCTTCGCGGTCGTTCCCGAACCGCCGGGTGGCCGCTGCCGACGTCGCCGTCGAACTGCGCGGCGCGGGCAACTGCAGCCGTCAGGTACACAACTTCGGCACCGCAACCACATTCGAGGCCGACTCACTGATCGCCTGCGAGGTGATCACCCCCGGCGGCAACTGGTCGAGTTACCCCGCGCACAAGCACGAGGAGAACACCGACGTCGAGACCCAGCTCGAGGAGATCTACTACTTCGAGATCGCCGACAGCCCGGCGGGCACGTCGGGGTTCGGCTATCACCGGGTATACGGCACGCGGGAGCGCCCGATCGAGGTGCTTGAAGAAGTCCGTTCCGGTGATGTCGTGCTGGTGCCGCACGGTTATCACGGCCCGTCGATAGCGGCACCCGGCCACCACATGTACTACCTCAACGTGATGGCCGGTTCCGGCCCGAACCGGGCCTGGCTGATCTGCGACGACCCCGACCACACCTGGTTGCGCAACAGCTGGGAACACCAGGAGATCGACCCCCGGTTGCCGATCGGCAGCCCGTCCGGGATAGGAGCCTGA
- a CDS encoding Cgl0159 family (beta/alpha)8-fold protein: MSSACKDYADITELRAGDPSAIARAWQTRTTRPVVRGNGRLMIVAADHPARGALAVGSRPTAMNSRTDLLDRLRTALADPGVDGVLATSDILDDLLLLGALEDKVVFSSFNRGGLAGAGFEFDDRMTGATAASTAAAKMNGGKMLCRIALDDPGTVATMAACAQAVDELAAHGLIAMVEPFMSARVDGKVRNDLSPDAVIKSIHISQGLGSTSAYTWMKLPVVDEMDRVMESTTLPTLLLGGDPTDPDEAFASWEKALSLPSVRGLIVGRTLLYPADEDVSSAVATAVSMVR, from the coding sequence ATGTCTAGTGCCTGCAAGGATTACGCCGATATCACCGAACTGCGGGCGGGCGATCCGTCCGCGATCGCGCGGGCGTGGCAGACCCGCACCACCCGGCCGGTCGTGCGCGGCAACGGACGGCTGATGATCGTCGCCGCCGACCACCCCGCCCGGGGGGCGCTGGCCGTCGGCTCGCGACCCACCGCGATGAACAGCCGCACCGACCTCCTCGACCGGCTGCGCACCGCGCTGGCCGACCCCGGGGTCGACGGTGTGCTCGCCACCTCCGACATCCTCGACGACCTGCTGTTGCTCGGCGCGCTCGAGGACAAGGTGGTGTTCTCGAGCTTCAACCGCGGCGGGCTGGCCGGTGCGGGATTCGAGTTCGACGACAGGATGACGGGCGCCACTGCGGCATCGACCGCCGCGGCGAAGATGAACGGCGGAAAGATGTTGTGCCGCATCGCGCTCGACGATCCCGGCACGGTGGCGACGATGGCGGCGTGCGCTCAGGCCGTCGATGAACTGGCCGCGCACGGCCTGATCGCCATGGTCGAGCCGTTCATGTCGGCCCGCGTCGACGGGAAGGTCCGCAACGACCTCAGCCCGGACGCGGTGATCAAGTCCATCCACATCAGCCAGGGGCTGGGGTCTACCTCGGCCTACACCTGGATGAAGCTGCCGGTCGTCGACGAAATGGATCGGGTGATGGAGTCCACCACGTTGCCCACGCTCCTCCTAGGTGGTGACCCCACCGACCCCGACGAAGCCTTCGCCAGTTGGGAAAAGGCGCTCTCGCTGCCGTCGGTCCGCGGTCTGATCGTGGGTCGTACCCTGCTGTACCCGGCCGACGAGGACGTGAGTTCCGCCGTCGCGACCGCCGTGTCGATGGTGAGATGA
- a CDS encoding TIM barrel protein → MTDFDLAVCAEMVFRDLPILERVRRIDELGFAVEIWSWDDKDLAALAGTGARFSSMTGYLQGDLIDPLSADEVVRTAELSIKAAETLGVPRLNLHTAELVDGRAARPRQRATGQMWLTAQRSLERIGELGAAAGVTFCVENLNSIVDHPGVPLARAKDTLALVEGVGHPNVTMMLDLYHAQIGEGNLVELVRRCGAAIGEIQVADVPGRCEPGTGEIHYPAIAKALREMGYAGPIGLEAWASGDSEAALEAFRAAFS, encoded by the coding sequence ATGACCGATTTCGACCTGGCGGTATGCGCCGAAATGGTGTTCCGCGACCTGCCAATTCTGGAGCGGGTGCGACGCATCGACGAGCTGGGCTTCGCGGTGGAGATCTGGAGCTGGGACGACAAAGACCTGGCCGCACTGGCCGGCACCGGAGCCCGGTTCTCATCGATGACGGGCTACCTGCAGGGCGACCTGATCGATCCACTGAGTGCCGACGAGGTGGTGCGGACCGCCGAGTTGAGCATCAAAGCCGCTGAGACACTGGGTGTTCCGCGCCTGAACCTGCACACCGCCGAGCTCGTCGACGGTCGCGCCGCCCGCCCGCGGCAGCGGGCCACCGGACAGATGTGGCTCACGGCGCAGCGCTCGCTGGAGCGGATAGGCGAACTCGGCGCTGCCGCCGGCGTGACGTTCTGCGTGGAAAACCTCAACTCGATCGTCGACCACCCCGGCGTCCCGCTGGCCCGGGCCAAGGACACCCTCGCGCTCGTCGAGGGCGTAGGCCACCCGAACGTCACGATGATGCTGGACCTCTACCACGCCCAGATCGGCGAGGGGAATCTTGTCGAGTTGGTCCGCCGGTGCGGCGCTGCCATCGGTGAGATCCAGGTGGCCGATGTGCCTGGTCGCTGCGAGCCCGGTACCGGCGAGATTCACTACCCCGCGATCGCGAAAGCATTGCGCGAGATGGGGTATGCCGGGCCGATCGGTCTGGAGGCGTGGGCGTCCGGCGACAGCGAAGCCGCACTCGAGGCCTTCCGCGCGGCGTTCTCCTGA
- a CDS encoding ABC transporter permease, whose translation MTTQSDLEIADRKVVRDERVKERNRLQRLLIRPEMGAGIGAIGIFVFFLIVADPFRQASSLATVLYASSTIGIMACGVAVLMIGGEFDLSTGVAVTFSSLAASMLAYNLHLNLWAGAGLALILALAVGFFNGYLVMKTKIPSFLITLSTFFMLAGINLAVTKLVSGQVATQSVNDMQGWDSAQKVFASSFTLFGVSIRITVVWWLVFTAVATWVLFKTKIGNWIFAVGGDADSARAVGVPVTKVKIGLFMFVGFCAWFVGMHLLFAFNTVQSGQGIGNEFFYIIAAVIGGCLLTGGYGTAVGAAIGAFIFGMTNQGIVYAGWNPDWFKFFLGAMLLFAVIANNAFRNYAAKR comes from the coding sequence ATGACTACGCAATCAGATCTCGAGATCGCCGACCGCAAAGTCGTCCGCGATGAACGGGTCAAGGAGCGGAACCGGCTGCAACGCCTGCTGATTCGGCCCGAGATGGGCGCGGGAATCGGCGCCATCGGGATCTTCGTCTTCTTCCTGATCGTGGCCGATCCGTTCCGGCAGGCCTCGTCACTGGCCACCGTCCTGTACGCCAGCTCCACCATCGGGATCATGGCGTGCGGTGTCGCGGTACTGATGATCGGCGGCGAGTTCGACCTCTCCACGGGTGTCGCGGTGACGTTCAGCTCGCTGGCTGCTTCGATGCTGGCCTACAATCTGCACCTCAATCTGTGGGCCGGTGCCGGCCTGGCGCTGATCCTGGCCTTGGCCGTCGGCTTCTTCAACGGCTACCTGGTGATGAAGACCAAGATCCCGTCGTTCCTGATCACACTGAGCACGTTCTTCATGCTCGCCGGTATCAATCTCGCTGTCACCAAGCTGGTTTCGGGCCAGGTCGCCACGCAGAGTGTGAACGACATGCAGGGTTGGGACTCGGCGCAGAAGGTGTTCGCCTCGTCATTCACCCTGTTCGGCGTGAGCATCCGGATCACCGTCGTGTGGTGGCTGGTGTTCACCGCGGTGGCCACCTGGGTGCTGTTCAAGACCAAGATCGGCAACTGGATCTTCGCCGTGGGCGGCGACGCGGACAGCGCCCGCGCGGTCGGTGTGCCGGTGACCAAGGTGAAGATCGGGCTGTTCATGTTCGTCGGGTTCTGCGCCTGGTTTGTTGGCATGCATCTGCTGTTCGCGTTCAACACCGTTCAGTCCGGCCAGGGTATCGGCAACGAGTTCTTCTACATCATCGCCGCGGTCATCGGCGGCTGTCTGCTGACCGGTGGTTACGGCACCGCTGTCGGGGCCGCCATCGGCGCGTTCATCTTCGGCATGACGAACCAGGGCATCGTCTACGCAGGCTGGAATCCCGACTGGTTCAAGTTCTTCCTGGGCGCGATGCTGCTGTTCGCGGTGATCGCCAACAACGCCTTCCGCAACTACGCCGCCAAGAGGTGA
- the iolD gene encoding 3D-(3,5/4)-trihydroxycyclohexane-1,2-dione acylhydrolase (decyclizing): MVSTAPKGGEKLPDAEVTVRLTVAQATIRFLANQYIERDGARSKFFAGCLGIFGHGNVAGLGQALLQDEVESREASREPGLKYVLGRNEQAMVHTAVAYARQKDRLEAWAVTASVGPGSTNMLTGAALATINRLPVLLLPADTFATRASSPVLQELELPSSGDVTVNDAFKPLSRYFDRVWRPEQLPAALLGAMRVLTDPVETGAATVSIPQDVQAQAHDWPESLFAERTWHIARPLPERSVITRAAEIIAAARQPLIIAGGGVHYSEAENALAALCEQTGIPVAESQAGKGSLRFDHPQNVGAVGSTGTTAANTLAADADVVIGIGTRYSDFTSASRTAFNNPQVRFVNINVASLDSVKQGGVSVVSDAREAIEELAPALDGYRVSDEYRARITELAQGWEDTVSSVYATSDDDTGLTQNQVIGLVNTLSEPGDVVVCAAGSMPGDLHKLWRTRDRKGYHVEYGYSCMGYEIAGGIGVRMAAPDRDVFIMVGDGSYLMMATELVTAVQEGIKVIPVLVQNHGFASIGGLSESLGSQRFGTSYRYRSDDGRLDGDKLPVDLAANAASLGADVIKVTTAGEFADAVKAAKAADRTTVIHVETDPLIYAPDSQSWWDVPVSEVSSLESTQTAYQRYADWKKVQRPLVNPSDR, translated from the coding sequence GTGGTATCCACCGCACCCAAGGGTGGCGAGAAGCTCCCCGACGCCGAGGTCACCGTGCGACTCACGGTGGCCCAGGCCACCATTCGGTTCCTCGCCAATCAGTACATCGAACGCGACGGAGCACGCAGCAAGTTCTTCGCCGGGTGCCTCGGCATCTTCGGTCACGGGAACGTTGCCGGGCTCGGCCAGGCGCTACTGCAGGACGAAGTCGAGTCGCGCGAGGCCAGCCGCGAACCCGGCCTCAAGTACGTGCTGGGCCGCAACGAACAGGCGATGGTGCACACCGCAGTCGCCTACGCGCGGCAGAAGGACCGGCTCGAGGCCTGGGCCGTCACCGCCAGCGTCGGACCCGGCTCGACCAACATGCTGACCGGCGCCGCATTGGCGACCATCAACCGGCTCCCGGTGCTACTGCTGCCCGCCGACACATTCGCCACCCGGGCCAGCTCCCCCGTGCTGCAGGAACTCGAGCTACCGTCGTCCGGCGATGTGACCGTGAACGACGCGTTCAAGCCGCTGTCCCGCTACTTCGACCGGGTGTGGCGGCCCGAGCAACTGCCCGCCGCACTACTCGGTGCCATGCGCGTACTGACCGACCCCGTCGAAACCGGTGCGGCAACAGTGTCGATCCCCCAGGACGTCCAGGCGCAGGCCCACGACTGGCCCGAATCACTCTTCGCCGAACGCACCTGGCACATCGCTCGCCCCTTGCCGGAACGCTCGGTGATCACCCGCGCGGCCGAGATCATCGCGGCCGCAAGACAACCGCTGATCATCGCCGGCGGCGGTGTGCACTACTCCGAGGCCGAAAACGCGTTGGCCGCGCTCTGCGAGCAGACCGGTATTCCGGTCGCCGAAAGCCAGGCCGGCAAGGGTTCGCTGCGCTTCGACCATCCGCAGAACGTCGGCGCCGTCGGTTCCACCGGCACCACCGCCGCCAACACGCTGGCCGCCGACGCCGATGTGGTCATCGGGATCGGCACCCGCTACAGCGATTTCACCTCCGCGTCGCGCACCGCGTTCAACAACCCGCAGGTACGGTTCGTCAACATCAATGTGGCCTCGCTCGACTCCGTCAAACAGGGTGGTGTCAGCGTCGTCTCCGATGCGCGGGAGGCCATCGAGGAACTCGCGCCGGCGCTTGACGGCTACCGCGTTAGCGACGAATATCGTGCCCGCATAACCGAACTCGCCCAGGGCTGGGAGGACACCGTGTCCTCGGTGTACGCCACCTCCGACGACGATACGGGGTTGACTCAGAACCAGGTCATCGGGCTGGTCAACACGCTCTCGGAGCCGGGCGATGTCGTCGTGTGCGCCGCTGGCTCGATGCCCGGGGATCTGCACAAGTTATGGCGCACCCGGGACCGCAAGGGCTACCACGTCGAGTACGGCTACTCCTGCATGGGTTATGAGATCGCCGGCGGCATCGGTGTGCGGATGGCCGCTCCCGACCGCGACGTGTTCATCATGGTCGGCGACGGCTCCTATCTGATGATGGCCACCGAGCTGGTGACCGCCGTACAGGAGGGCATCAAGGTCATTCCGGTCCTGGTCCAGAACCACGGATTCGCCTCCATAGGTGGCCTTTCCGAGTCGCTGGGTTCGCAGCGGTTCGGCACGTCCTACCGGTATCGCAGCGACGACGGGCGCCTCGACGGCGACAAACTGCCCGTCGACTTGGCCGCCAATGCCGCCAGCCTCGGAGCCGACGTCATCAAGGTGACCACGGCCGGCGAGTTCGCCGACGCCGTCAAGGCCGCCAAGGCCGCCGACCGTACCACCGTCATCCACGTGGAAACCGACCCGTTGATCTACGCGCCGGACAGCCAGTCCTGGTGGGATGTGCCGGTCAGCGAAGTCTCCAGCCTGGAGTCCACCCAGACCGCCTACCAACGCTACGCGGACTGGAAGAAAGTCCAACGCCCCCTGGTCAACCCGTCCGATCGCTAA
- a CDS encoding substrate-binding domain-containing protein, which yields MRFIRLAAVAGASALVLGLAACSATGGKPRDSGGGSGGGTVDTPRMTVAMITHEVPGDSFWDLIRKGAETAAKKDNIELRYSNDPEAPNQANLVQSAIDSGVKGIAVTLAKPDAMAPAVKAAEAKGIPVVAFNSGYDSWKAMGVQEYFGQDEKLAGIAAGERLTADGAKRILCVIQEQGQVALESRCAGVTQGFKGQTELLNVNSKDMPSVESTITAKLQQDPSIDTVVALGAPIALTAVQSKNNANSNAKIVTFDTNAALVDAIQKGDVQWAVDQQPFLQGYLAIDSLWLYLSNKNLIGGGQATLTGPSFIDKSNIDAVAELAKGGTR from the coding sequence ATGAGGTTCATTCGGCTAGCGGCGGTGGCAGGCGCGAGTGCGCTCGTCCTCGGGCTTGCTGCCTGTTCTGCCACCGGCGGTAAGCCACGGGACAGCGGCGGCGGTTCCGGTGGCGGCACCGTCGACACGCCACGGATGACCGTCGCGATGATCACCCACGAGGTGCCCGGCGACTCGTTCTGGGACCTGATTCGCAAGGGTGCCGAGACAGCCGCCAAAAAGGACAACATCGAGCTTCGTTACTCCAACGATCCCGAGGCGCCCAACCAGGCCAACCTGGTCCAGAGCGCGATCGACAGCGGGGTCAAAGGCATCGCCGTCACGCTGGCCAAGCCCGACGCGATGGCCCCCGCGGTCAAGGCCGCCGAGGCCAAGGGCATTCCGGTGGTGGCGTTCAACTCCGGTTACGACAGCTGGAAGGCCATGGGCGTCCAGGAGTACTTCGGCCAGGACGAGAAGCTGGCGGGCATCGCGGCCGGTGAGCGACTGACCGCCGACGGTGCCAAGAGGATCCTCTGTGTCATTCAGGAGCAGGGTCAGGTCGCGCTGGAATCCCGCTGCGCGGGTGTGACCCAGGGCTTCAAGGGTCAGACCGAGTTGCTGAACGTCAACAGCAAGGACATGCCGTCGGTCGAGTCCACCATCACAGCCAAGCTGCAACAGGATCCGTCGATCGACACTGTCGTCGCGCTGGGCGCACCGATCGCACTCACCGCCGTCCAGTCCAAGAACAACGCCAACAGCAACGCCAAGATCGTCACCTTCGACACCAATGCCGCACTCGTCGACGCGATCCAGAAGGGCGACGTGCAGTGGGCCGTCGACCAGCAGCCTTTCCTGCAGGGTTACCTCGCGATCGATTCGCTGTGGCTGTACCTGAGCAACAAGAACCTGATCGGTGGCGGTCAGGCGACTCTGACCGGCCCCTCCTTCATTGACAAGTCCAACATCGACGCCGTGGCCGAATTGGCCAAGGGCGGGACCCGATAG
- a CDS encoding GntR family transcriptional regulator, which translates to MPLTVELDRSSPVPLYYQLSQAIEAAIRSGELAPGDRFENELALAKRLTLSRPTTRRAIQELVDKGLLVRKRGVGTQVVQNPVHRRVELTSLFDDLARAGQEPTTQLLAYHVGPPGEDVARELSIAEDREVACIKRLRCANGEPLALMINYLPVEIAPDAEELEQNGLYQSLRSRGVHIRLASQRIGAKAASRGEARLLDEKPGAPLLTMDRTAFDDSGRAVEFGTHCYRASRYYFDTTLVDR; encoded by the coding sequence GTGCCGTTGACGGTTGAGCTGGACAGGTCAAGCCCTGTTCCCCTCTACTATCAGCTCTCTCAGGCGATCGAGGCCGCCATCCGCAGTGGCGAACTTGCGCCCGGCGATCGGTTCGAGAATGAGCTGGCATTGGCCAAGCGCCTCACGCTGTCCCGGCCCACCACTCGGCGGGCGATCCAGGAGCTTGTCGACAAGGGATTGCTGGTTCGCAAGCGCGGCGTGGGGACTCAGGTCGTTCAGAATCCGGTGCACCGACGGGTCGAGCTGACCAGCTTGTTCGACGATCTGGCCCGGGCCGGTCAGGAACCGACCACCCAGCTGCTGGCGTACCACGTGGGGCCTCCCGGTGAGGACGTCGCCCGTGAACTCAGCATTGCCGAAGACCGTGAGGTCGCCTGCATCAAGCGCCTGCGGTGCGCCAATGGTGAACCGCTGGCGTTGATGATCAACTACCTTCCGGTCGAGATCGCGCCCGACGCTGAGGAACTCGAGCAGAACGGTCTCTACCAGTCGCTGCGCTCGCGCGGGGTGCACATCAGGCTGGCCAGCCAGCGCATCGGAGCCAAGGCTGCCAGCCGAGGCGAGGCAAGGCTGCTCGACGAGAAGCCCGGCGCCCCGCTGCTGACCATGGACCGCACCGCGTTCGACGATTCCGGGCGTGCGGTCGAGTTCGGCACCCATTGCTATCGCGCCTCGCGGTACTACTTCGACACCACACTCGTCGACCGGTAG
- a CDS encoding nitroreductase/quinone reductase family protein has translation MPQTFPEGHWGREDISPVFKPVYAFASTALGSRVIKALVPLDRRVLKATNGKYTLFGPTSMPELLLTTTGRKSGQQRVSALSYLRDGDRLLVLGSNFGEQHHPAWTLNLIADPQAVVAINGIDIPVTATLLSGAEGEPGLQRFLAYPMYQSYRTRTDRDLRLFALTRR, from the coding sequence ATGCCGCAAACCTTCCCGGAGGGCCACTGGGGACGCGAGGACATCTCGCCTGTGTTCAAGCCCGTATACGCATTCGCCTCAACGGCACTCGGTTCGCGCGTCATCAAGGCGCTCGTCCCGCTCGATCGCCGCGTGCTGAAGGCGACCAACGGGAAGTACACGCTGTTCGGCCCCACCTCGATGCCCGAATTGCTGTTGACCACGACCGGCCGCAAGTCCGGCCAGCAGCGGGTGTCGGCGCTGAGTTATCTACGCGACGGCGACCGGCTGCTGGTCCTCGGCAGTAATTTCGGCGAGCAGCACCACCCGGCCTGGACCCTGAACCTGATCGCCGACCCGCAGGCCGTCGTGGCGATCAACGGCATTGACATTCCGGTGACCGCCACCCTGCTGTCGGGCGCCGAGGGAGAACCGGGCCTACAGCGCTTTCTGGCCTACCCGATGTACCAGTCGTATCGCACCCGCACCGATCGCGATTTGCGGCTGTTCGCGCTGACGCGCCGCTAG
- a CDS encoding ATP-binding cassette domain-containing protein encodes MDRPTEEAPSGGKVPLVELREVGKSYGNITALKGISLRVHAGEVTGILGDNGAGKSTLIKIIAGLHQQTEGELLVDGEPTKFGSPADALGKGIATVYQNLAVVPLMPVWRNFFLGQEIRKKSFPWALDANAMRATTLTELSKMGIDLPDVDVAIGSLSGGQRQCVAIARAVFFGARVLILDEPTAALGVKQSGVVLKYITAAKEAGFGVVFITHNPHHAHMVGDHFVLLNRGRQKLDCTYDDITLEHLTQEMAGGDELEALTHELGR; translated from the coding sequence ATGGACCGTCCCACTGAAGAAGCCCCGTCCGGCGGCAAAGTACCTCTCGTCGAGCTGAGGGAAGTCGGTAAGAGCTACGGCAACATCACTGCACTCAAAGGCATCTCGTTACGGGTGCACGCCGGCGAGGTCACCGGCATCCTCGGTGACAACGGTGCGGGCAAGTCCACGTTGATCAAAATCATCGCGGGACTGCATCAGCAGACCGAAGGTGAGCTCCTGGTCGACGGTGAGCCGACGAAGTTCGGCTCACCGGCCGATGCCCTTGGCAAGGGCATCGCCACCGTCTATCAAAACCTCGCCGTCGTTCCGCTGATGCCGGTATGGCGAAACTTCTTCCTGGGACAGGAGATTCGCAAGAAGAGCTTCCCGTGGGCGCTGGATGCCAACGCCATGCGAGCCACCACGCTCACCGAGCTGTCGAAGATGGGCATCGACCTTCCCGACGTCGACGTGGCCATCGGTTCCCTGTCGGGCGGTCAGCGCCAGTGTGTGGCGATCGCCCGGGCGGTGTTCTTCGGTGCGCGGGTGCTCATCCTCGACGAGCCGACGGCCGCACTGGGTGTCAAGCAATCCGGTGTCGTGCTCAAATACATCACTGCGGCCAAAGAGGCCGGCTTCGGCGTCGTGTTCATCACCCACAACCCGCACCACGCGCACATGGTCGGCGACCACTTCGTGCTGCTCAACCGCGGCCGCCAGAAGCTGGATTGCACATACGACGACATCACTCTGGAGCATCTGACCCAGGAAATGGCCGGCGGCGACGAGCTCGAGGCGCTCACCCACGAGCTGGGTCGCTGA
- a CDS encoding sugar phosphate isomerase/epimerase family protein has translation MSTILVGSAPDSWGVWFAEDPQQTPYTRFLDEVAASGYQWIELGPFGYLPTDPTQLAEELATRNLKLSAGTVFEHLHQDDSWEAVWKQIEDVAKLTAAVGGKHVVVIPEMWRDPSSGAVLEDRTLTPEQWRKKTRGMNELGKAMFEQYGVRAQYHPHADSHVDTQANVYRFLDDTDGEFVNLCLDTGHISYCGGDNIAIIRRAPERIGYLHLKQVDPEVRAKVEAEDLPFGEAVKLGAMTEPPRGIPDMPSLLAEIEKLGIDVFAIVEQDMYPCEVDAPLPIATRTRNYLGSCGIPAVRF, from the coding sequence GTGAGCACCATTCTTGTCGGATCCGCCCCCGACTCATGGGGCGTGTGGTTCGCCGAAGATCCGCAGCAGACGCCCTACACCCGGTTCCTCGACGAGGTCGCCGCCTCGGGGTACCAGTGGATCGAGCTGGGGCCGTTCGGTTATCTGCCGACCGATCCCACACAGCTCGCCGAGGAGCTGGCGACCCGCAATCTGAAGCTGTCGGCGGGAACGGTGTTCGAGCATCTGCATCAGGATGACTCGTGGGAGGCGGTCTGGAAACAGATCGAGGACGTCGCGAAACTGACTGCCGCCGTTGGCGGTAAGCATGTCGTGGTCATCCCGGAGATGTGGCGCGACCCGTCCTCGGGTGCGGTGTTGGAAGACCGGACCCTGACACCCGAACAGTGGCGCAAGAAGACCCGGGGCATGAACGAACTGGGTAAGGCGATGTTCGAGCAGTACGGGGTGCGTGCGCAGTACCACCCGCACGCCGACAGCCACGTCGACACGCAAGCGAACGTTTACCGCTTCCTCGACGACACCGACGGCGAGTTCGTGAACCTTTGCCTGGACACCGGACACATCTCCTACTGCGGTGGCGACAACATCGCCATCATCCGCCGAGCACCCGAGCGGATCGGCTACCTGCATCTCAAACAGGTCGACCCCGAAGTCCGGGCCAAGGTCGAGGCCGAGGACCTGCCGTTCGGCGAGGCCGTCAAACTCGGCGCGATGACCGAACCGCCGCGCGGAATCCCGGATATGCCATCACTTCTCGCCGAGATCGAGAAGCTCGGCATCGATGTGTTCGCGATCGTCGAGCAGGACATGTACCCGTGCGAGGTCGACGCTCCGCTGCCGATCGCCACCCGCACCCGCAACTACCTCGGATCCTGCGGTATCCCCGCAGTCCGCTTCTAG
- the iolC gene encoding 5-dehydro-2-deoxygluconokinase codes for MTTNPPFDVLAVGRSGVDVYPLQVGVGLEHVESFGKFLGGSAANVAVAAARLGNRTALISGVGADPFGRYVRAELDRLNVDNRYVNVHPEYPTPVTFCEIFPPDDFPLYFYRKPSAPDLQITADELDLTAIRDARVYWSTLTGLSEEPSRGAHFAAWEARARKPLTILDLDYRPMFWDSPAAAAEQVQRALGHVTVAVGNREECEIAVGETNPHKAADALLDLGVQLAIVKQGPRGVLGKTRSASVTVPPVDVDVINGLGAGDSFGGSLCHGLLHGWPLEKTLRYANAAGAIVASRLECSTAMPTAEEVAALAEQTAVEAVNV; via the coding sequence GTGACTACTAACCCACCCTTCGATGTACTCGCCGTCGGGCGCAGTGGCGTCGACGTCTACCCGCTCCAGGTCGGTGTCGGCCTGGAGCACGTGGAGTCCTTCGGCAAGTTCCTCGGGGGCAGCGCGGCCAACGTCGCTGTCGCAGCCGCCCGCCTCGGTAACCGCACCGCATTGATCTCGGGCGTCGGAGCCGACCCGTTCGGCCGGTACGTACGAGCCGAACTCGATCGCCTGAACGTCGACAACCGCTACGTCAACGTCCACCCGGAATACCCGACCCCGGTGACGTTCTGCGAGATCTTCCCGCCCGACGACTTCCCCCTGTACTTCTACCGCAAGCCCAGTGCGCCCGATCTCCAGATCACTGCCGACGAGCTCGATCTCACCGCGATCCGCGATGCCCGGGTGTACTGGTCGACACTCACCGGCCTGTCCGAAGAGCCCAGTCGCGGTGCACATTTCGCGGCGTGGGAAGCACGCGCACGCAAACCGCTGACGATCCTGGACCTCGACTACCGCCCCATGTTCTGGGACTCCCCTGCCGCCGCCGCCGAGCAGGTTCAGCGCGCGCTGGGCCACGTGACCGTGGCGGTGGGCAATCGGGAAGAGTGTGAGATCGCCGTCGGAGAGACCAATCCACACAAGGCCGCCGACGCGCTGCTTGACCTCGGCGTGCAGCTGGCGATCGTCAAACAAGGCCCACGCGGAGTGCTGGGCAAGACCCGAAGCGCATCGGTAACGGTGCCGCCTGTCGACGTCGACGTGATCAACGGCCTAGGCGCCGGGGACAGCTTTGGCGGAAGCCTGTGCCACGGTCTGCTGCACGGATGGCCGCTGGAGAAGACCTTGCGCTACGCCAACGCCGCCGGCGCGATCGTCGCATCGCGGCTGGAGTGCTCGACAGCGATGCCGACGGCCGAGGAGGTCGCCGCACTGGCCGAGCAGACCGCAGTGGAGGCCGTCAATGTCTAG